The Lolium rigidum isolate FL_2022 chromosome 2, APGP_CSIRO_Lrig_0.1, whole genome shotgun sequence genomic interval gggccgacgccgcccccaattcacctccggcgggtaagcagccgccgcccctagtccgccccgggcgggtagcgtACGccgccccaatccacctccggcgaagaagcagaagcagcagtcccggattattaacccggacccttacgtacctaagaaaacaaaggtaccggaggtatcactgaagcctctccccacgaggccttgggaaagtagtgccgaggaagtcgaggcgggcgcggctgctgatttagagaaatggaaggcgagcgtcaaggagaaaatagagggcgagcccaagccagtatattctgatgagcaaaagaagtgggctaagtcatttttgaacacaccgtcccaagccgcaaagaatctgcctgacgactatgcacgtgaacttcgtaggcaagcactcgcgttcaagaagaaccaagattcggcggagaagaaagccttggaggaggcgcccgagaaaaaattagaaagggggaaagaagttgcccagctcggggaacaaagtaaacaatcgatcgccccgctcatagtgcaagccgccggtccggatgcccccgatatcatagcagctgcggcagcacatggattggaccgtaacgagtgccgtagaacaagcggccgacttaggtatcactcttcgtgcactcgttaggccttgatgaggcgccaatgaaggacgtagtttttacatatgtgaagaatggccctctcgtcgagcctgcgcaggaagaggatctacctcgacaaataaaaggtctgctaaattggtacaagagttacataaaacttaaaaacgccaaagactatatttatgcggaagttagagttgagcatcactacaaacattactatataacaattcatcggagtgaattgttccagctgttcaatctgcgcgacctcgacaaatctatcatcgcttgctacgttacgtaagtgatttattaatttctaccccatctcgttcattgcctgcactatatattgtcctaactatcttgttgtctacgctattatgcagaatgaagaagctggaaatgcaaataaggaacatcaatgatgttgggttcattgacccacacatcgttaattcatatgtgttaaaaCACCACCCcgacgacgtggaggaagacctgtttcggtttattagaaaacagcaactcaaaagtgatattctatttccttaccattttgggtgagtgtttcgtcttgagcacattctcttttgtttactctccatgcatggtatgtggctaatcgatgagttatatatgcatgatcgtgcatgtatcgtgtccgcgagttccactcggattccgatggtaattcaaattcacacctccacagttctcgtccacgactctccgaatatggatgcggcgctttgggccgacatgagaaaaatgatgcaaaagtaattgttttcattcatttgcgctctatatcgatcggcctatttcgttcatcatttcctaatatcaagtaactaattaataactctcttgttcatttaattttctttgcctcgtagggtttggagacggttcgtagatgaaaaggtcggtgaattcaaaaaagagctacattttaaaagggaagTGCGGAcgatggggatattcagccaccggggaccaatctatgtggatactatgtttgtgagaggatccggagatacaccaatgagcgggactagtcggatgagctcaacatcaagaggaataacctccggatgacgcttagtccagaagctcgcttccgaccacttcaggaggaactagctggatggttcgcgagggaagtcatcgatcctacaggaaaacactacgtagaggacgtagaactatacatgcattaaattatgtatggaaacttgttcatacttgtatatggtcatccgatgatattgaatatatattgtatattcctcttgaattctttttggttctaatttcaaatttgtttgaaattgtacattcatatgcatgcatgtatgtatgtagtaccgtagaatatgtgaaactccttcaaaattacaataaagcacaaaagaaataaaacaatacaaattaaacagaaaacacgtTTAGGGGGGCGGGTTTagggggggggcctaaaaccctaaactcgcggcggcctttagtcgcggtcggccgtaAGAACCgccactaaagggcctccgccccgacggtcgcctcggcgcccacgtggacgggccgttagtcgcggttcgtaagcgaccgcgactaaagggggggggctttagtcgcgctactttggtcgcggttgcgcaaccgcgactaatggcagttgcgaaccgcgaccaaaggccctttttccaccagtgcaccTCTTTGCCCAGTGTGTTTGCATGAGATCCAACTATTCCAGCTACGGCATGCCAAGGATCACGTCATAGCCCTGCAAAGGAAGTACTTCAAACAACGTGTGGAAGGAATACCTCTGACAAGTTCATTCACAATCAGGAAATTCTGATGTGCCTTGCAGAATACCACCCCCAACCACCTTAACACATACAAGTTTTAATAATTCTTGAACTCCTCACAGGTTAGAGGCCATACTGGCACTGATAAAGTTGTTGGAAGCTCCAGAATCAATAAGGATAATGACATCATGCCCTTGAATGTGTCCAAGCAGtctcatagatcttgaatgctcaACACCTTGGGTAGCTTGCTTACTGATGGAGTAGAACACCTATTTTGTATCAGCAACAGCATCCACAAATACATCATTTTGTTGGCTGCTATCCCCTTCAGAATCAGAACCAGGCAACATCGCCAGCAATTCCTCCACAAATTGTAGTTTTACCGTTGCACTACATTTATGCCCCAGAGCCCATTTATCACCACAAGTGAAACACTCACCACGAGCTTTTCTCAATGCCTTCAACGCGGCCAGTTTAGCTTGGACATAAATGTTTCTATTATCAGGTGTTTGAGGTGTTGATGGCCTAAATGTTTGAGAAAAGTTCTGCCTTGAAAATTGTCTTGGACCCATATTCTTATGTTGAGGCTTGGGACTATTATCTTCTATCTCCTCCTACAACAATGCCAAATAAACAACAATATCGAGGTCATTGGGGCGCTGAATCATGACAACATCTCTAATTTCTTTTACCAAGCCCTCCACAAAACGTGTGACAAAGAAGGCATGGTCTAAATCCGGTTTATAAGCTATCATATGGTGCCTGAGATTATTGAACCTCTCCACATACTCAGTAACAGTACCAGTTTATTTCATTTTGAAAGCCTGCCTATACATATTTATCTCTATCAAAATGTTTTCTCGGTTTTTCACATAGTTTGCCCCAAGTGAATTTATCTAAGTGGTCATCTATTCCCTGTAACCACATAGGATCATTACAAGTAAAATGCATAGTGGCGTATTCTACTTGCTGGCTAGGATCCACAGTAAAGAGGCGAAAGTACTTCTCCGCAACTTTCTGTCAGAGACGAAGGTTTCCTCCATCAAATTTAGGAAAATCGGTTTGAGGTGGTGATATGCTAGTTTTAACAGTGTGTGCACCAGCTGTGCACCATGAATTATCTCAGGAACAGAAACAATGTCTAGAGATTGCTCAGTGTTTCCGGTACCAGTGACCGGGGTGGACCGCGAGACAATTGCTTGCCCCACAGTCGCGCCCTCGGTGATGTTGATGGTGTCGTGGCCGTTTTGCCTGGAGATCTGCCCCCGTGATGATGCGCCTGTATTGTGCGGCGCAAGAGGATTAGGCGACGCCCCGGCTCCTGGCGGTGTGCCGAGGGCGCTGAGGCCACACCCCAGCACCACTCGATCCACCTGCTTGCAAATTGCATCGAGGGACGCCATCATATCCATGACCTTTGCATCCTTCCCTTCACGCCATGAGTTGATTTGCTGGAGAGAAGTCGTGTTGGCGTCGAACTTGCCGTACACCGCCGCCAAACCCCGCCTTAACGTCTCCGAGCCCTCCTTTGAATTCCGCTCGCATGGCAACGAGCTGCTTCAacacttcatccatccggctgTCCAAGGCGTTGATCCGATCTGAGGTCGTCCACCAAGTTTGATGCAGGTGATCCTGAATGAATTCCAGTCAGCTCAACCCAAATCGagcgaccaaatttgaggtgctccTTGCGGAAACTTTGCGTCGATCCCCTAGGCAATCGACACCTTCAAATCAGGATTTACTATCTCAGATCGAGGGATTCTACGAGCAGATCCGGAACAACGACAtctgataccaaatgttatgAATCTAATCTACACATACAAGAGCTCATCTTCCTCGCACAATACTTGAACTCAGATACACCTTCTTAGGTTTTAGTACATGAATTTAACACAGGAAGGGGGATCTAGGAGAGAAGTAGTCTAGGGAAGGAAGGAAGCGAGGGGAAGGAGGATACAGAGTTCATTCACTTTTTGGTCAATCGACACCCAACACAGCCGTAGCCCATGTGCTTAGTAAGCCCTTCTCGTCACTCGCTCCACGTGTCAGCCTTGGATTGGTCTTCAATATGTCCACTCTGGATCGTTGATCTTGGCTGGTTTTCTGCATGCGCGTCTCAGTCGTCGCATTTGCTTCCCTGATGGTGATCTGGCCACATCTTCCATTGGCTCCATGACACCTTGTATGAGCAAGATACACTCATGGTGGCTAAGGGTGAGCCAACATGAAGAGAAAAGGTACGAGCACTTGTGAACAAACAATATTGACGCCTATTTTTTACATAGAACACCAAGAAAAATGACGGGAGAATTAGGCGAGATGCGACGAGAAATGGCGGCAAAATGTGGCGGGAGAATATGGCGGGAgaatgtggcgggagaggtcgcaGCGAGATATGGTGAGAAAATGGGGCTGTGTAGGTTGAGCTGTGACGCGTTGCATTGATCATGCAACATTTTGGTCAACTAGTGGCCAATAGGACCTTTCGGTCAACTGGTGGCCAAAAAACCTTTCGTCCATCTACTCGCCAAAAGGTCACACGATGTGACAGCGCCGCTGGTCGACAGGCCTCTAGCACTTGCTCGGCTAGGGCCTTTTGGCCGTCAGGTGACCAATgctgtatttttttaaaaaaaacaccaATTTAAGTAATATTTTTGAAGTTAATTAAAATAAACTTATTATTTAGAAAATAGCCTAAAACACACCATTCCGGCGTCGATCGAACACAACCGCAATCCGCATGTTTAGAGCACGGACATGAGTGAACGGCACTCCACCGCTCTAATCATATGGACGAATCATGAAACGCACCCAAGAAACAAAAGGCTGTCATCACCATGGCCATCCAGCGTAAAACAAAGTGCAAAGCTAGCTAAAGCTCAAAAGGGAGTAGCCCCGTTGTGTTTTTCTGTTCCGTTCGTCCCTAGTTTTCCGGGAGCGTAAGGACACGCCGAACAATTTAGTACTCATCCTACAGTGCCACTCCGAGGGTCAACAGCTCACACTCCACTCATCCCACTCACTCAAATGCAAACAAAACCTCAACGACCACAAAGCTACACACACGCCGCGAGGATCGATGGCTTCTGCTGCTCGCTTCCTCCTAGCAATGCCGCTGCTCCTCTTGCTCGTGCTCCAGCACGCGGTGGCCGCGGTGTCTGCTCCGGCCACCTTCCCGGGAGACAGGGCCGCTCTGGCGTCCCTCAAATCCGCCGTGGACGCGGCGACCATCCCGGCCTACTCCTGCCTCGCGTCGTGGGACTTCGCCCACGACCCATGCACCACCTTCCCCTGCGGCCTCCACTGCTACACGCCACCCAACTCCTCCTACCAGCGCGTCGCCGGCGTCGCCCTCGACCCCGCGGGGTACTCCGGCACACTCCCGGCGCCCGTCTTCGCCTCGCTACCTTTCCTGCAGACCCTCTCCCTCCGCGACAACCGCTTCCACGGCGCGCTGCCGGCCgggacgccgctgccgccgggccTCCACGTCCTCGACCTCTCCGGTAACGCCTTCTCCGGCGAGATACCATGGTCGCTCTTCACCGCCGCCTCGTCGCTGCAAGAGCtcgacctctcccgcaacgcgttCACCGGCCCGGTACCGCCTCAGCTCGCCTCGTTAGGCGCGCTGACGAGGCTGGAGCTGCAGGACAACGGCCTCGCCGGACCCCTGCCGCCGATGGGCAGGATGCGCTCGCTCGCCCACCTTGACCTCAGCGGCAACGCGCTCTCCGGCCCACCGCTGGACGCGCTGCCGCGGCAGGTCGTCTCCGTCGTGGCGCGCAATAACACTCTCTCCGGGCCGTTGCAAGCCGCGGCCTTCCACGCTCTTCCCGCAATGCAGGTCCTGGACCTCACGGGCAACGCGCTGACCGGCGCGGTCCCCGGTGCCGCGTTCGAGCACCCGGCGCTGGAGCAGCTGCGCCTGGGGTCCAACCGGCTCGGCGCGGTCGAGGAGGCGTCCCACGGCGGCGCGTCCAGGCGGCTCGTCGAGGTGGACCTCAGCGGCAACAGGATCGCCGGGCGGCTTCCCGGGTGTCTCGGGGTGATGCCGCGTCTCGCGATGGTGGGGCTCGACCGGAACCGGTTCGTCGGAGGCGTGCCGGGCACGTACGCCGCTCGGATCTCGGTGGAGGAAGTCACGAACGGGATGGTGCCGTTCGCGAAGCTGACGCTGCAGGGGAACTATCTCTGCGGAGCCCTGCCGAGGCTGATGAGGCAGATCAAGGAGGGCGGCGCGACAGTGAGTCTGGCGGATAACTGCTTGCTCAAGTGTCCACGCAAGTTCTTCTTCTGCCAAGGGCTCCGGCAGAAAGACCATGCCACGTGTCCCAAGTGCGAGCCATGAGAGCTTGCATGCTGTAGATAACTAAACATATTGTATTACACCTTGGCGATAACCAGGAATAAATTTAAGATTTAATTACATCATTGGTACATGAACTTGTCACCTCGGATCAAATTAGTCACTGTACAACGGAAATACACTGTGGTGGTCACTGAATACGCGCGAAATGATTTCTAGGTCACTCCGGGCTGTAGACGGCGCATAAGAGTTGACGTGGCAGTTGTGGGCCCACTTGGTAGATCAGCTTGGTCCACGAACTTAGACCATGCACTATGTGTATTCGGTTCAAAGGAAAAGCTGTCAGAGTTTGGCATCGGTGTATTTGGGCTGCTATGTATAGCATCGCTTTCACTGCCACTGCTGGGACCTACAACAGAGCTTTTAACAATAGTTTAACCTTGCATGCAAGCCATCTGAAGCTTGTACCGTGCTAGTGCCTTGTATTTAACTCGTCGTAAGTTCATTTGTGTCAGGTTGGAATCGAACCAACAACTCGGTTCGCTTTTCTTGTCAGAGCTCTTGAACCGATGCTCCACTATGTGCTGAATCGATTCAAAGACCTCCACGGTTCGCTTTTGCACTACATAGTACATGGTCTACTCAGCAGGCTATATTGATTGCCACGTCATTAAAATCCTACGTgggagagagagaaaggaggAAAGAGAGCACAGCGAGCGCTTCGTCTGTCGCCCAGCTACAGCGCACGCATCGAGAGAAAATAGCCCGCTTGCAGCCCGTGTGCCGACGCTAGGCAGGCGCTTCCTTCTTCCTCTAGATCCCGTGCGTCCCCATCAATTCGCGCCAAATCGATTCCTTCCCGCGGCAAATCGACCTCCGCCGCGCCAAATCGGTTCCTTCCCGCGGCAAATCGGCCTCCGCCGCGCCAAATCTCCCTGCCTCCCCTACAAATCAAGCCCCCCTGTCAAATCACTGCCAATCCACCAACATTATCCCCAAACAGGCACAAGAACCCTAGACGCCAAGAGTGCCGGCGGCGCCCACAGCGAGATGGCCGGAAAGTCCAAGAGGACAactgcaccggtgcctccggaATCCCCATGGCCGACGGCTCAACCCGTCCGGCCACCAGCAGCTCAGCCCGTCCCTCCGGCAATGACTCAATCCATCCCGCTGCCGGCCATCCCTTCCATGTTTGCAAGTGGCTCATGGTTACCACCACGACCACCACAGTCCATGGCAGCCTCCTCCCCACCGTGCTGGCTCGCTGGGGTAGCTCAACCGAGcgatttttggctcaaggttcttGGTGGACACCGCCTGCTGGAACTGGTGGCTCAGCACAACCTACACCCCCGGCTGGGAATCTTGAG includes:
- the LOC124687492 gene encoding probable inactive leucine-rich repeat receptor kinase XIAO, which translates into the protein MASAARFLLAMPLLLLLVLQHAVAAVSAPATFPGDRAALASLKSAVDAATIPAYSCLASWDFAHDPCTTFPCGLHCYTPPNSSYQRVAGVALDPAGYSGTLPAPVFASLPFLQTLSLRDNRFHGALPAGTPLPPGLHVLDLSGNAFSGEIPWSLFTAASSLQELDLSRNAFTGPVPPQLASLGALTRLELQDNGLAGPLPPMGRMRSLAHLDLSGNALSGPPLDALPRQVVSVVARNNTLSGPLQAAAFHALPAMQVLDLTGNALTGAVPGAAFEHPALEQLRLGSNRLGAVEEASHGGASRRLVEVDLSGNRIAGRLPGCLGVMPRLAMVGLDRNRFVGGVPGTYAARISVEEVTNGMVPFAKLTLQGNYLCGALPRLMRQIKEGGATVSLADNCLLKCPRKFFFCQGLRQKDHATCPKCEP